Proteins encoded together in one Mycobacterium sp. MS1601 window:
- a CDS encoding cupin domain-containing protein yields MTTLEDNPVPTIRGDEGATVLGPDNVAIGAQNPGSPDTDAGSLPNLKWSFAASHNRLLSGGWARETTVRELPVATTLAGVNMRLRAGAYRELHWHREAEWAFMLAGSARIAAIDPQGRNFIDDIGRGDLWNFRAGFPHSIQALEDCEFLLVFDDGNFSENETFLVTDWFAHTPKHVLAKNFAVPESAFDDIPKAGDIDHTRYIFPGDVPGALVDDIAAVQSPHGTAEPMSHRLLAQDPIEVPGGSVRIADSNNFPAASTIAAAWVELAPGAVREMHWHPDNDEWQYWVSGHARMTVFGSSGKARTFDFYGGDVGYVPSAMGHYFENVGDEPVQMLELFRSDHFADVSANQWLGLTPPDVVGATLNLSRSTIDALRKDKPLIMPAD; encoded by the coding sequence ATGACGACACTGGAGGACAACCCGGTGCCAACCATTCGCGGCGACGAAGGCGCCACCGTGTTGGGACCCGACAACGTGGCGATCGGAGCCCAGAACCCCGGCTCTCCGGACACCGATGCCGGTAGCCTTCCGAACCTCAAGTGGTCGTTCGCCGCGTCTCACAATCGGTTGTTGAGTGGAGGTTGGGCGCGGGAAACCACGGTGCGCGAACTCCCGGTCGCAACCACGCTGGCCGGCGTCAACATGCGGTTGAGAGCGGGTGCCTACCGCGAACTGCACTGGCACCGCGAGGCGGAGTGGGCGTTCATGCTCGCCGGCAGCGCGCGTATCGCCGCCATCGATCCGCAGGGTCGCAACTTCATCGACGACATCGGCCGCGGAGATCTGTGGAACTTCCGCGCCGGATTCCCGCACTCGATCCAGGCGCTCGAGGATTGCGAGTTCCTGCTGGTGTTCGACGACGGCAACTTCTCCGAGAACGAAACCTTCCTCGTGACCGACTGGTTCGCGCACACCCCGAAGCACGTACTTGCCAAGAACTTCGCGGTGCCCGAGTCGGCGTTCGACGACATACCCAAGGCCGGCGACATCGACCACACCCGTTACATCTTTCCCGGCGACGTGCCGGGGGCTCTGGTAGACGACATCGCGGCTGTGCAGTCGCCCCACGGGACCGCCGAGCCGATGAGCCATCGACTCTTGGCCCAAGACCCCATCGAAGTGCCCGGCGGAAGCGTGCGCATCGCCGACAGCAACAACTTCCCCGCCGCCTCGACCATCGCTGCCGCCTGGGTGGAACTCGCACCTGGCGCCGTGCGCGAAATGCACTGGCACCCCGACAACGACGAGTGGCAGTACTGGGTGTCAGGGCATGCCCGAATGACCGTCTTCGGATCGAGCGGTAAGGCCCGCACGTTTGACTTTTACGGCGGTGACGTCGGATACGTTCCCAGCGCCATGGGCCACTACTTCGAGAACGTCGGCGACGAACCCGTCCAGATGCTCGAACTGTTCCGCAGCGACCACTTCGCCGATGTCTCGGCGAACCAGTGGCTCGGGCTGACACCGCCCGACGTCGTCGGCGCCACCCTGAACTTGAGCCGCTCCACGATCGACGCTCTACGCAAGGACAAGCCCCTGATAATGCCGGCGGACTGA